The Thalassotalea sp. HSM 43 genome window below encodes:
- the nagZ gene encoding beta-N-acetylhexosaminidase translates to MALLMVDVDGVELNAEDKDILAHPKVGGLILFSRNFTDIEQLCQLTRAIKQINPKLLIAVDHEGGRVQRFRQDFSAIPAMGKIYANFAQTCDQDAALQKSQQFAQAMGYLMAREVQASGIDISFAPVLDLDDVSDVIGDRGFHKDPAMVSALGDAFIVGMHQAGMKATGKHFPGHGSVKEDSHVAMPIDKRSKQQIFAKDIQSFEQLNDKGMLDALMPAHVIYPNVDQHPVGFSRFWLQDILRQQMGFDGVLFSDDLSMQGATGVGGFVERCEAAATAGCDMLLVCNNRQGAIEAIEQASINASDPMCVQRIQRMLNATPRPWSSLGDDAVWQSCRQQLQAFNAMV, encoded by the coding sequence ATGGCATTATTGATGGTTGATGTTGACGGCGTTGAGCTAAACGCTGAAGACAAAGACATTTTGGCGCACCCTAAAGTTGGTGGCCTTATTTTGTTTTCCCGAAATTTCACTGACATCGAGCAGTTATGTCAGTTAACCCGCGCCATAAAGCAGATTAACCCCAAGTTATTGATTGCCGTGGACCATGAGGGCGGCAGGGTGCAACGCTTTCGACAGGACTTTTCCGCTATCCCTGCGATGGGAAAAATTTATGCAAACTTTGCACAAACTTGTGATCAAGATGCAGCGCTGCAAAAATCTCAACAGTTTGCTCAAGCGATGGGGTATTTGATGGCCCGCGAGGTACAAGCAAGCGGTATCGATATCTCGTTTGCGCCGGTGCTAGATCTTGATGATGTGTCTGATGTTATCGGCGACCGCGGTTTTCATAAGGACCCGGCCATGGTTAGTGCGCTTGGCGATGCATTTATTGTTGGCATGCATCAAGCCGGTATGAAAGCCACTGGCAAACACTTTCCAGGCCACGGCAGTGTGAAAGAAGACTCGCATGTTGCCATGCCGATTGATAAGCGCAGTAAACAACAAATTTTTGCCAAGGATATACAATCCTTTGAGCAGCTCAATGACAAGGGTATGCTTGATGCGTTGATGCCAGCGCATGTGATTTACCCGAACGTTGATCAACATCCTGTTGGTTTTTCGCGTTTCTGGTTGCAGGATATTTTACGCCAACAAATGGGCTTTGATGGCGTGCTGTTTAGTGATGATTTATCAATGCAAGGCGCCACAGGTGTCGGTGGCTTTGTTGAACGCTGTGAAGCGGCAGCGACGGCGGGTTGTGATATGCTGTTGGTGTGTAATAATCGCCAAGGTGCGATTGAAGCAATTGAGCAGGCCAGTATCAATGCATCCGACCCTATGTGTGTGCAACGTATTCAGCGGATGTTAAATGCAACACCTCGTCCGTGGTCATCACTTGGTGATGATGCGGTATGGCAATCATGTCGACAGCAGTTACAGGCATTTAATGCAATGGTTTAA
- a CDS encoding SLC13 family permease — translation MKSRLVLLIAPLLALLCYFSLLSTGLTHEASVTAAITLLTVVFWVTEALPIPATSLIPFALLPIFGVLDHKGAASALGSHVILLLMGAFMLSKALEKSGAHERLAVYMVTLIGVSSARRLVLGFMLTSAILSMWISNTATVLIMLPMAMALLAHVDNERLKIALILGVAYASSVGGVGTLIGTPPNVIFAGIYEEHTGMEFGFLEWMKIGVPVVLLAVPLMAMWLTRGLTLNESITMPKPGPWRVEERRTLWVFGLTALAWIFRKEPFGGWSGLIGSSGIGDSTVALAAVVLMFAISNGKGGRLLDWSSAKKIPWDMLLLFAGGIVIAKGFVASGLSDMLGTWLASLAHLPLLVMLLVICWVVTYLTEITSNTATATLLMPVLAVAALSAGFDAKVFMIPAAICASCAFMLPVATAPNAIAYGTGKISIGQMVREGAILSFVVAMLVAFLCYLLL, via the coding sequence ATGAAATCCAGACTCGTGTTACTTATTGCGCCTTTATTGGCGCTGCTCTGTTACTTTAGCTTACTCAGCACTGGCTTAACCCATGAAGCGTCTGTCACCGCGGCGATCACGTTATTGACCGTGGTATTTTGGGTTACGGAAGCACTGCCTATTCCTGCAACATCGCTTATTCCATTTGCATTGCTTCCTATCTTTGGCGTGCTAGATCACAAAGGCGCGGCATCGGCATTGGGCTCCCATGTGATCTTATTGCTTATGGGCGCATTTATGTTGTCCAAAGCATTAGAGAAAAGTGGTGCGCATGAGCGCTTGGCTGTGTACATGGTGACCTTAATTGGTGTCTCCAGCGCTCGACGTTTGGTGCTTGGCTTTATGTTAACCAGCGCCATATTAAGTATGTGGATTTCAAATACCGCGACTGTGCTTATTATGTTACCTATGGCAATGGCTTTGTTAGCGCATGTCGATAATGAGCGTTTAAAAATAGCGCTTATTTTAGGTGTTGCTTACGCCTCAAGTGTTGGTGGCGTGGGAACCTTAATCGGTACACCGCCTAACGTAATATTCGCGGGTATTTATGAAGAACATACCGGTATGGAGTTTGGTTTTCTAGAATGGATGAAAATCGGTGTACCTGTGGTTCTTCTGGCCGTGCCATTAATGGCGATGTGGCTAACCCGCGGGTTAACCTTAAATGAATCGATAACCATGCCTAAACCTGGGCCATGGCGGGTAGAAGAGCGACGCACATTGTGGGTGTTTGGATTAACGGCACTGGCTTGGATCTTTCGCAAGGAACCGTTTGGTGGCTGGAGCGGATTGATTGGTAGTAGCGGTATCGGCGATAGTACCGTGGCGCTAGCTGCGGTGGTATTGATGTTTGCCATCAGTAATGGCAAAGGTGGGCGTTTACTTGATTGGTCGTCGGCGAAGAAAATTCCTTGGGATATGCTGTTGTTGTTTGCTGGTGGTATTGTGATTGCCAAAGGCTTTGTTGCCTCTGGTTTATCGGACATGCTTGGTACTTGGTTGGCGAGTTTAGCGCATCTACCTTTATTGGTCATGCTGTTAGTTATTTGTTGGGTGGTTACTTATCTGACCGAAATCACCAGTAATACCGCTACTGCGACCTTGTTAATGCCAGTACTGGCGGTGGCGGCGCTGTCGGCGGGGTTTGATGCTAAGGTGTTTATGATCCCAGCTGCAATATGTGCTAGTTGTGCCTTTATGTTGCCGGTGGCAACGGCGCCAAATGCCATAGCCTATGGCACAGGCAAAATCAGCATAGGTCAAATGGTGCGAGAAGGGGCAATATTGAGCTTTGTCGTCGCTATGTTGGTTGCATTTCTGTGTTATTTATTGCTTTAG
- a CDS encoding TetR/AcrR family transcriptional regulator: MDTKTKILNAAEILFADKGFTSTSLREITSEAEVNLAAVNYHFGSKKELIKALMKRYLDELNPPLVASLNAVNQQTPKPSLNDVFEAFVEPLLSLNEFRENGTSIFLQLLGRSYIDSQGFLRWFITTNYPHIIDNFVIAVEKAYPELTREEIFWRLHFTMGTVVFTMSSSAALIDIADNDFGNKVDVAGVIKRIIPYVASGVGAPITRD, translated from the coding sequence ATGGATACGAAAACAAAAATATTAAATGCAGCTGAAATCCTGTTCGCTGATAAAGGCTTTACATCAACTTCGCTACGTGAGATCACCAGTGAAGCAGAGGTAAATCTGGCCGCGGTCAATTATCATTTTGGTTCTAAAAAAGAATTGATTAAAGCGTTAATGAAACGCTATCTCGATGAGCTGAATCCACCGTTAGTGGCGTCATTGAATGCGGTAAACCAACAAACCCCTAAGCCGTCATTGAATGACGTGTTTGAGGCATTTGTTGAACCGTTGTTATCATTGAATGAGTTTCGTGAGAACGGCACCAGTATCTTCTTACAGTTATTGGGGCGAAGCTATATCGATAGTCAGGGCTTTTTACGTTGGTTTATTACCACCAATTACCCGCACATCATCGATAATTTTGTTATTGCGGTTGAAAAAGCCTATCCAGAGTTGACCCGTGAAGAAATATTCTGGCGTCTGCATTTCACAATGGGCACCGTGGTTTTCACCATGTCATCGTCTGCTGCGTTGATCGATATCGCCGATAATGATTTTGGCAATAAAGTTGATGTGGCAGGTGTAATAAAACGCATTATTCCTTACGTCGCGTCAGGTGTTGGCGCTCCGATTACCCGAGATTAA